DNA sequence from the Pempheris klunzingeri isolate RE-2024b chromosome 9, fPemKlu1.hap1, whole genome shotgun sequence genome:
CAAGGTCCATCATAGTGTCTGACTTTTAGTACTTACTGTTGTAGTCTTCCTGCTTATTTTACTTAAATTTGGCACCTTCTTTGTCTTAACCATAGAACAGTTTGCACAGCAGAAGCTAAAGATCTCTTGCCTGGTCACAGTCACTTGCCCTATCACTTTTAGTCTTTAGTTTCTTTCACTTCTCATCTTCGTACCCAGTAATAttcctctgctgtctttgaAGTTCACTAATGGTTTGTTTTTGCCCATCAGCACACCTCCCTCTCCCCAAGGAACCATTGATTTGACCTCATTGTctaactcactgttttaactaAACTCCAGCTACCAGACAATCAGTCTTTGCCGTGTCTCATCATTCTTCCATAGCATCCTTTTCTTGCTGTCTTTTTCTGACTACCCTTGTTTTATTGAATATCACTAAAATTTAATAGGATAAAGACAGTTGATAAGTAGCCCATGGAAGATTTTTGGGACATGACCTTTGGTTGTTTATGTTGATTCTCTGCTGTTGGTTAAATCACATGGTGACCTTTCTAAACTTCATTGAACCCACCCCTCCCTTTACCCCCTCTTTTGTTTTGCCTTCATCCCCCATTCTTTCCTTCTTGGCCTTTGTGTTCTCCTCTATTTTTCGGGTGATTTTTCGGCCGTGTAGCTCGCAGGCAACTGGCCAGCACTGTGGACGGAGGGGTCCTTAGTCGCCTGCTCACCCCCACCCAGGCCTCTCTAGCTAGGAGCAAGAGCGCCGCCGCCCTGTCAGTGGAAGGAACAGATGCTCCAGGTAACCTCCGCTTAGGAGAccctgacagagaggaaggatggCTAGACACAGTCCATGGACCTCCCTACTAGTCCTCATTTTATCAGTAGAAAGTCTGCCCAGTCACTCCCAGTATCATTTCAGTTGAGTTCATCCCAGTGCACTTCTGCAGACTGTTTTTGAAACAatcctttcaaagtaaaaggtGGCCTTTTTTGTGGTGGTGGAATTAAAGAAGAGTCTCTGCGCAGCCTCCTCTCTTCAAAAGCCACCATTGTAACAATCAGCTGTTATGTTACGTATGCAGAATAATTATTTGTAGCAAAGTACATTCATGTGAGAGAGCATAGTTGGGCAGTAAATATTGACACAAGGGTCCAGCTCACACGCGTCCTCAGATCTGACACAATTGACTGTTgtgtgctgagctgagctgagcaggGCCAACTTGGCTGGGAGCATTTCTCTGCATCTGAGAAGCCTCAGGGTCCATGTGGACAGATTTGCTCTAAGCTGCTTACCTGTTGGTTCTTGTTACGTCAGAATCAGACTGTTGTGCTATTGCATGTGTTCTGGTAGTCTGACCAGAGTGCTGGGGACTACCAGTACATGGTGCAGAAGTAGTAATTACTGACAGAATATATGGGCTTGAAATCACACTAATCAAATTCAGTATTTTCCATTCTGGGGCTAGATTTTTTTGGCATTATGCAGGAAATATGCCCTAAAGTCATCTAGATGGGGTTTCATGTCTCACAGGATGACAGGCATACCTTACATTTAAAGTGTGCCTTGCTATGATGGGAGTGGTCTACAGTACATAAGGCGTTGATTGAGCATAGTCCTAGACTGAGCATAAGCATCCATAATGAATCTCCTGATACACTGATATACTGCATTTTCCTTGTTGACTGTTGGTAGAATGAAAGAAGCACACAGTAAAGCACTGAGTCATTCCAGAGCTGCAACTGTATGCTCTGTGTTGGTTTTAGGTTGTGGTGTTTATTGACCGGCCATTACAAACCCATTAGCGGCTATAGATCTTCTGCTAAGTATAGCAGCAGTAGACACATGACACATCCgtattagcagcagcagcggtaGCTCATGGCAGGGTAAATTTCATAGTCACCAGAGCTGCTCAGTATTCAGTCAGAATGAATTAGAAAACACAGGCTGTGGCAGGGAGAATTCTTCAGGTCTCGGGATTATCATGACTAATCCCCCAAACGAACAGAGCAAGCCCATAGCAAGTCAACAACAGTATTTATTCTGCTTACTAACTACAGGCTGCACTTAAACTTAGTGCTAAGGTTAGTGCTTTTCATCCATTACAATTTCAggttatatttatttagtagCTCCACATCAACATTTTGTGTCAGTTGGTCGTTTTTACAAACAGTTGAGATTTTTTGGGTGTTGAATACTTTGGCACAAGCAATGCCTTGTTTCTAGAGACGGATTTGTCCTGAAAACACGGCTGATGTTGCATTTAATGTCTGATCTGCTGTTTAGAGAGTTACAGTATAATAATAGGAACACTGCAAATTACcctcattttttaaatgaacacaaCAAACAATACTATCAACATTCAGTGTGCATTACTGTACTAATATatctgtgtgaaatgtgtgtgcagtgtcagtgtttgttgtaCTGAGTTGGTGGTAGGTTTAGTGTGTAatatgtgctgtgctgtggtgcTTGGTGTTCAGGTTTGTTCATGTTGTGTCAAGAGGTGTTTGCAACTGAGTCTGGAGTGTCTGGGGTTTTTGATTGAGattgctgctctctctgcttcttgTGTCTTCAGTAATCTCCAGTCCAATCAAACCTTCAGAAATCAAGCTGTTGCCTGCCTGAAGTGCTATATCTAACAAATcgcaatttatttttttgtgctcTTGTCCCCTTACACAATCACTCCTGCATTTCTTTCAACCATCATCTGCCCTCCcatcctccctcttcttctcccttactttccctctccctttccttcCACTCTCTTTATTCTTCTCtccttttgctttttgctgctttgctgccCAAACTCGGCCGCTTATCACACCTCCCCATTGGTTGTGCTTCCCTGGCCCTGCGATGACTGTGTCCTTTACCAGAGTGTCACCTGTGTCCTCGCTCAGCCTCTGCCAGTCCTCTGCACCCACCACGTGGACCCGTGCGCAGCCGCAGCATTGACCGACAGAAGAGCGGCATGACCACCTCTGTGTCAGCCGACGCAGCCCTCGGCCCCTCACTGGTGAGAATGCCTCTTGACATCCCTGTTACTAACACTACAGGCCTAAAAAGAGTAAAGATACTTGACTTACATTTGTGTAAATCAGCGGTGTAGTTAGCGGAGCTCGCTGACACACTGATGTCGTTTCTCAGGGgaagtctgtttgtttgtgtagtATTGAAAGGGATAGCTGTTGCTAACTATTGATGATAATTAATTTTGTGGATCTAGTCACTCATactttgcacaaaaaaaagtgctgtATGGAATTCTGTAGTAACACACTTTTTAGACTGTCAACAATATCTCAATTTGAGAGTCTAGCTAATTAATTTATGGTACAACTATGTGGTCAGAAGGATaattttgcattattttataGCCCTGTATCAGTCAGTCAGGTTGCATTTACTGATGGAGTAACCACGAGGCTGGACTTGATACTATCTTTACTCTTATCCATATTCAAATTACATGCTGATAATAGGTGCATTTAAGTTAGTGCATGTGTAGGACTGTGAGAACTCTTATGTTAAGAGACAGTATGACATTCTGGTTGTAGAAACAagttatatactgtacattattaCAAAGGTTTTTGAAACTGTTGGAAGAAATATGAATGCAAATGAGAGAACATTATACAGTGCAAGGTAATTGCTGGTGTACAGCATAGGTTTGGGTTTTTACAACCATGTTTTGCCTTTTAATTACTAGCAATATTACGCTTTTATTGTCGTGGGAAAGTAATTGAATTTGGTTTGAAATATGGATAGACTATAAAACCATTTTAGTAGTTAATACATGATTTAATTATTGGTAGCACTGGAAGAGAAGCTGCCTGGAAATCAGTTTGAAGGTGAAGGCGTACAGTTGTCTTAAGTGAGAACGAGTACATGCTTTCTAACCTTGATTCGGCATTGCTTCGAGAAATGAGTGGATAGCACAGAGGGCTTTGATTTATATGCACATATCCAGCTTCATTTGCCTGACAAAGTACTTCTGCAGGATGCTAACCATAGGGAAATGTCTCCAGCTGTGCTTTGCTTGTCACTCTTAATATGAACCTGTTCGTACACTGCCAAATGTTATCCTCCGCACTTCTACTCATAAGTGATGTCTCAGATCTTCCCACTTGACAGCCCGCAGTGCCTGGCTCTATCTCATAACctgcatgcccccccccctcccttgtGTGGCTGTGAAGAGCCTCATTGTGGTAGCATGAGACAAAGGGAGCCACAGTAGCCTGATTATGCACAGATCaggaaaaagcagagaagaagcaTGCAAAGCAGACCCCACCCTGACCCTAGGGTTTAATGTCAAAAGCCTTTGACTTTACTCACCATTTCATTGTATCCTCTCCACCACAAGCACAGATTAGTGTGGAGATAATTGAAATTCACAGCCTATCATTCAGGCATTACATCACACCTCACTTAGATTGAGTCTTTCAAGTCAGACAATAAAGCTGGCTGCCTACTGTGGGGATATTTCTTTCAACAAATCATGAAAAGCTATATTAGAAAACAACATTAGTTATGCCTTGTATTTGTCCTTTTCTTATGAAAAGATATTGTGAGGGGTTTAGGTTTGTCATTGTAAAGTAAAGCTGTTCCTGCTGTGTTATGGTTATGATACTGGCCACCAGTCAATCACCTGTTTACAGAAAATCATTGTCAAACTCTGTGACCAAAGAAAATACCATATAGTATAAGAGCAGTGCTGTTTCTTATATTGATACATAAAAatgcattgtttttaattttacttacactactcacaaaaagttagggtgaaatttatggaaaatggaaaaagttaatgcgacagtgatattatatcatgaaagtagggcatttaagtagaagcatgcaatggtaatttcttcattttaaacaatttattgaaagaaaatctaacaacagtggtgggtagaccacaacaaaaaattttcagtgtctcaataaattgggatgtggccaaaggacgtccactcctctcctttctgtgactcttccagtcactctgtatctctgttacaacctcctgatgacactctgtgaccctctaagctcagtgaaaacttccatctgaggacttcctgtttgaagcctcgcaatggcgaggtgctgctgatcaattgttaggtgtcgtcttggtctcgtgatgtcagaatgtgaacagcatgatgactGAAGCAGTCATCATGcttctaactgaagcaggaaatgtattggtcgattcatggatcaaacctgttgtgaattttgctgttaatcaccttgttagagaacagcaacttgtgcaaaaagtactgaaacactgaacagttggacatgtgcattcaaaggtttagagaaggtcacattaagttcacctggaaaggttagaatgcattttaggttcatcctgaaatttcacccgaaagccgaatatccctaactttttgtgagtagtgtatatggcCTTCAGTATTAAAGGCTGTGGGTGGGACAGTAGGGTatatttgtgtctgtctgagtgtcacATGGTTGACCTTACTGTGCCCTGTGTCATCATGTTTACAGTGCTAATTATAACACATGGGCATTAAAAATAGATGAATTAAAACCTGACCCATGGCTCAAACCTGcactgtgcagctgttttaaaTGCCAGTAAAACCgaaagagacagaggcagactAAATTAAACGGTCAATTTTGATTTCAGTTCCAGTTACTCCATTACATTAGGCATCCATTCAAAAATAATTCAGTAGCATAGACCAATGGCTTCCAGCCTAGAGAGCTGGATGCTTTTGCGGTCCTACAGTTGCATAAGGAAGCACAAGATGATTAACAggatacatttgaaaaagaCATATGCAGTATTCCCTGTACACaaagtttttaattttactgtctTACTTACTAATAATACTGACAGTCTATTTTCGCATTAAGGCCACAATAAGCTGTGATGAGGGGTTACAAATTGTCCCTGCTTCAATTTAAGGAGTTCAATTTAAGCTCAAATGTGGACATAGACCAACATGTTGTAGTAAGTAATTACTATGATTGTGAACTGATCCTTTTTTAATGTCAATACAGCTCAGTTAAATGATTTacaactgttttgttttatttacgACATAATGATGTTTAAATTAACATTGACGTTTTGCAGTAGGTAATGTTGTATGTAATGATTTCTTGTGAGCTCCTCACGTGATCCAGTGATAGTCATGAGTCTCTTCTTTCCCTTCTGTCTCGTCTTTGTGGAACTACAGAAGGATAAGCAGTTAACGCCTGGAGGGCAACGTCCCGCCTCCCCATCTACTACCCTGGGACGCAACCGTTCACCATCTCCAGCCCCCATTCCAGCTCCAAAGCGGACCCCCTCCCCAGCAGCAGCCAAGTAATACCACAAGTCTTATTTGatgatttagttttattttactcCAAGGTTTTTGAGAGTTTGGATGCAGCCTTTCTTTTGGATTTCATCTTAAAACCTTTAAACACTTTCTTCCACTAGGCAAACTTCCAAGACACGCCCACCCTCACCTGGTGGTATGAAACAACGGCCCCCATCCCCCCAGCCTACGTCAGCCAAACCTCCACCTATCCAGAAACAAGCTCTCACTCCAACAGGGCCGCCCACTTTACGAAAGAGGGACTCCAAGTCCAAAGATCTGTGTCCAGTCCAGGCTACAGGTCCACAGTCCTCTGATTCCAGcaagaacaaagagaaagatggTGAGCAATTGTCAGTGGTATTTTTGTCACTATGAATTATGGACTTCATTGTCCTTCAGACAATTGTATCTGACGCCATAGAAGGTGTTTTATATTACCACAAAACATGTAGTACAGCTACATATAAAGGCAGACTTACCAATCATGGTCAGCTGACAGGTTTTAATTAGACGGTGCCAATATTTGCCAAGACTGATCGTTGTTCTAGCAACCAGGATGTGCACTGGTGCTGATGTCAATACAGCGAGCGAAGTGACCCACTGAGACGAGCTGAAATCTTTTTCATCTTTCGTTTGTAGCCATGCAGTTCCAAACCTGCTTATACTTCTTACATAAGACTATTTTTCTTTcagcatcatctttttttattttagttaaacTTAGTCACTTGCAAGGAAAACAGAATAATGGGGCACTCCTCGTTCCCTTTTGaactcctgctctctctctatctctatctctgttATCAGCAGTGcttacagcagcacactgagtCCGAGCAGAAGAAAAACTCTGTGATCATGGTTTAATACAGTTTTCAAGAGTTGTCATTGTGATTTGAAGATAATAGAGTATCATCATCTGTTTTGATAGACAGACCATATACAgagttgtctgtgtgtgtgtctgtgcgtttgtgcgtgtgtgctgtAAACTGACGTGGCAGCAGCTCAGTTTGCAATAAATCTCAGTGGAGCAGGAGACCTATTGAGTTCCAGCTGGagtcacatcctgttacagatTTTGGGTTGTTGATGCTACCACCTCCTGGACATAATCATACACTGCAAGATGAAATTGCTACATGCAACTGTTCAAAGACTGTTTTCCACCGTGCTTtagaaagacataaaaacaagatAGTTGTAGGTAGCACCATTTAGTTATGCGCATTTATGTTGAGGAGTGTATGTACTCCATGATTATTTATGTAATTTGTTAGCATATAAATTTTACAGTACATAGtgatttaatacattttctggaaaatcaGTTGCAAAGCtttttatagataaaataaTCTCATGAAATGATATATCTATAATTTATTTGATCTCATGATATGTATTGTATTGTCCAATCCCATGTACTGTATGAGTACTCCTACTGAGAATAATTGGAATCAAAGCTCCTtcaaagagcagagagatgaTCATGTGAAAGTTACACAACTTGGCATCAGTCTgctttcttttctattctgcttctgtctctctctgtcgaGGCTAGCAGCCTCACTCAATCTGCCTTTCTCTGTTCAGCGCTCATGCTCCAGTCACTGCATCCTATGACAGGCCAGATGCTCTGGCCTCAGGTCAGCGCTACATTGAGAAATGGGTGACATAAAGTGCTAAACATTATCTTCCATATTTGTCTTTCCACCCCAGACTCTAAAGCCCCAACCGGCACCAACTCAGCTGCTGAGGCAGCCAAGATCCTGGCGGAGAACCGCAGACTGATGCGagaacagaaggagagagaggagcagctcaagatacagaaagaggaagaggaaaagtaaGATTACTGGAGTTGCTCAAGCGATTCTATTATTTCCATTTCCCAAAAAAATGATCTTTTAccattttgttgtctttgtggGTTTGACAGCGTTATGTCAGAAATGATAACAGCAATGTACCATCATCAACACTTCTGTAATTGCTATGAAATAGTTCATGGGAACTGTAGTTGTTATTAATGAGCATTTGAAGCATTTGCTTTCAAAGTATGCAAACAGTATAtacatgtaaaagaaaaactagcAATCACACTGAGCATTGTCAGTataaatttctattttttttaagctaCGAGGCTAAAAGTATATACAGTTTAAAATGACCTCCTTCATGTCCACTTTTAGAAATTGTATTTACTTGTCTGTACACTTTCAAGCCATGTGCTGTCGTCCATTTACCATCCCAGGCTGAGAAAGGAAGAAGAGGCACGTTTAGCGGAGGAAGCTCGACTTAAGCgcgtggaggaggagaagaagcttgcagaggagaggaaaattaaagaagaggaagaggctcGCGTAGCTGAGGAAGTTCGGGCGAAACTGGCAGAAGAGGAAGCTTTGAAACAGGCCGAGCTCCAGAAGGAACGGGAGGAGGCCGAGGCCAAAGCcctggaggaggcagagagagtcCGTCAGGAGAGGGACCGCATcatgcagcagaaccagcaaGAGCgaatggagaggaagaaggtaTGGATAGACAGAAGTGTTTGCAATGAATTTGAGGCTTTGTTTTGACCATTTGCTCTACATCAAAAGTCGAtcacagaaaaccaaaataattcTGAAATGATCTGGTTTATTTATCACCCATAAACTGTCATTTCTTAATGTTACCTCGTCGTTTAGATCGCAGTGAAACCAGTTACCAAAAtatgcttcatttttctttttcagagaaTTGAAGAGATAATGAAGAGGACAAGAAAAGGGGACCAAGGTGACCAAGGTGACTTGAAGGTGAGCTCGCATGCAGTCAGCTCATATTACTCAACCATCTGCACTGAGAGGATGATAACATGTTCGTGTCTCCTGCATAGAGAGAGGCAGGCGATGACGACAAATGCactcaggatgaagaggatggaATGGACCAGATTCACTCTGAAACCATGAGTAAGTTTTCACTTTGGTGGCAGGTTCAGGGCATCAGAATGCAAGTTAAAGTTTGTCTTCCCCtctatgtgtttgtttgcatataCTTTACATAAATGGcttgtttgtgtgaatttgCATGATTCAATTCAATAGGACTCATGACTCGACTCATCCAGTTCTGTTTCCTCTGTTGATATCACAGACGAGACAGATGACATCACCATGGATGCTGACACATATGAGTGTGGCCTCTCTTCTGGTGAGCTGATGGAACAACGTCAGGAGCCGCTGGGCAGCGTGAATGGAAAACCGGAAGTGGACGACAAGGAGAATAACAATGGCATAAGCACAGATGAGACTCAAGCTGTAAGGTAATAACTATAGAAAAGATGATGAAACCCACACGGAAACTCATCAGATTTCTGTGGACAATATTGTAATTGTGTTGAGTGCTCAAAATAGTGTTCTCTGAAATACAGAACAGAAGGGGTGAAATTTGAATTAGAAATATGGCACCCACATGATTTGTGTTGATTAAAATCTACAAGCTACAGGTTTGTATATAAAATCCCGCACACCAGCAGCTGCATCTTAACACACTGTTAACACTCATT
Encoded proteins:
- the map7d3 gene encoding ensconsin, which encodes MAEGATTLKGLRAQMAAAAQVQAEERRSLSGNSPGPTTNTPAKPQGCRPVIDGATLRIDDRLRVAKERREEADRQQALRDSQIMERERKAKMQVERQMEERQKKVDEQKKKEEQKRLAVEEKRKLKQEEEKEHYEAVMRRTLERTQRVEQRQKRWSWGGQSADSDGRTGDSDASASSPVTIVVSPASPEKPPRSRQVDKRSTSTMNLKQPSEAGISKRLSSSSATLIKSPDKSVKQRSSSCNRLPSNGNASQAIKEDGKKLQVEQTGRSMKKRSSSLTRVSVGRAQTPAKPDKGTTDDQARRQLASTVDGGVLSRLLTPTQASLARSKSAAALSVEGTDAPECHLCPRSASASPLHPPRGPVRSRSIDRQKSGMTTSVSADAALGPSLKDKQLTPGGQRPASPSTTLGRNRSPSPAPIPAPKRTPSPAAAKQTSKTRPPSPGGMKQRPPSPQPTSAKPPPIQKQALTPTGPPTLRKRDSKSKDLCPVQATGPQSSDSSKNKEKDDSKAPTGTNSAAEAAKILAENRRLMREQKEREEQLKIQKEEEEKLRKEEEARLAEEARLKRVEEEKKLAEERKIKEEEEARVAEEVRAKLAEEEALKQAELQKEREEAEAKALEEAERVRQERDRIMQQNQQERMERKKRIEEIMKRTRKGDQGDQGDLKREAGDDDKCTQDEEDGMDQIHSETMNETDDITMDADTYECGLSSGELMEQRQEPLGSVNGKPEVDDKENNNGISTDETQAVSPVPKGRLVEGSEFLIEQDSAKVGLVSGLNGKSNQWSFEELIDLNVHSKTRPLMEAEDCNQVLINCDGSSDGTRVAFEDKGTPVNTLHSSNQPIEALSEI